The Triticum aestivum cultivar Chinese Spring chromosome 6D, IWGSC CS RefSeq v2.1, whole genome shotgun sequence genomic sequence TTCACATTTTCCTTCTCATTACTCGAACAAGATTGGCCAAACAGAATAGATCACTTCGCTGGATTTATTAGTTGTCCAGTCGCCCCTTCATACTCATGAATAATCCCCTTTTTACCGCCTCTGCTTGCTGTTGTGTAGCCTTGAAAAACAGTAACGTGTCGTCCGCAGAGAGAAGATGCGAGACTCCTGGTGCCCCTCGGCAGACCTTCACAGGTTCTATGGCATTTGTTCGCACACCCTGTTTCAGCAACTCAGAGAGACCATCAGCCATGAAAAGAAACAAAAATGGTGAGAGGGGATCACCTTGCCGAAGACCACGCTCCGGTGCGAACGATTGTAAGAGGGTTCCATTGAATTTGATAGTATATCTCACCGTGGTGACGCACGTCATGATCCACTACACCCACCGATGAGCAAAACCCAGCTTAACCATCACTCTCTCCAAGAAGCCCCAATCGACTCGGTCATATGCTTTGGACAAATCCAATTTATAAGCACAAAAGctattatcttctctcttctcctgATGTATGGCATGAATGCATTCAAATGCTAAAAGGGCATTCTGCAATGAGTCTACCAGGAACAAATGCACTCTGAAACAGAGATATAATCTCGTCCAGCACGGGCCTTAGCCTATTAACCAGACATTTTGCCACTATCTTGTAGAGGACGTTGCACAAGCTAATTGGTCGGAAATCTGAAACTCTTGTTGGTTCATCCGTTTTTGGTATGAGTACATTGATCGCTTCGTTTATGCCATCCGGCATAACTCTAGTACGGAAGAACTCCCTCACAGCCCTGACAACCTCCTCTTTAAGGACACTCCAATTCCTCTAGAAAAAACGCGCTGGTAATCTATCACTGCCGGAAGCCTTGAGAGGGCCGATTTGGAATAGCCCATCCGCAATCTCCTTCTCTGAAAATTCTGCACATAGCTTTTCATTCATCACATCAGTAACAATAGGGTTAAAAAGCTCAATGACCGGCGTTGGGTTCAGATTATTATCACGTGTAAACATGGACGTAAAATAATCTTGCACCACTGCACTCATCATATGATGATCCTTCTGCATACCCCTTGATTATCCACTAAGCTCTTCACTCTATTTTTTGAGCCTGCCACACTGCTTTCCGGTGAATTTTTTTTGTATTCCGGTCCCCTTCCTTTAGCCAATCAACACGCGACCGTTGCAGCCATAACATCTCCTCCTGATAAAGTAATTCATTCATATGATCGGTCACCTTGTTTATCTCATCTCTATCTGCGTTCATGTTCAAGAGCTCTTCAAGCCTGGTTCTTGACTTTTCTAACTCTCTTGTTACATTCTTGAACCTTTTCTTTCCCCAATCATGGAGTTTCAGCAGCAAGCTACCCAGACCAGCCCTCACATCACCAAGATTAAATTTCAACCCAGCCTCCTCCCACGCTTGCGCCACCCGTTCTGGCAAGCTCCCATCACATTCCCATAGTATCTCATACCTCCTGTAACATGGCTTATAAACTTTCTCTTCATCTCTTTCACATTTCAGCTGGATTGGAAGGTGATCCGAGCAAGGCGAGACATGGTGCACGACCTTAGCAGCAGAGAACAAATTCCGCCAATTATTATCAGCCACGGCGCGGTCCAGCCGAACCTTAACGTTCCCGTTTCTTCACTGCTTGTTGTCGTACGTGAACGGTAACCCTTGGAAGCCCAAGTCCACTAGATTACAACATTCCAAGGCGTACCTGAATGCTATCATTTGGTTTTCATTTCGCTGAGTTGCTGCAAGGTGCTCAAAGGACCACATGGCTTCGTTAAAATCACTGATGACACACCATGGCAAATCTGAACTTACGTGCAAATTCTGTAAACTTGTCCACATACGATGCCGGTTTTCCACCCTAGGTTCCCCATACACACAAGTCAGCCGCCAAAGAGGTGCAGTAGGAGATACACGGACATATGCATCGATAAACCTTTCATTCATATCCTTAACATCAACGTATATCTGGTCACACCAAAATAATGCAAGACCACCACTAAGACCCACACTATCAACACCAGCAAAACCTTTGAGACCCAGCCTATTACGCAGACGCCGAACTTTTTCCGAACTTTGCCTGGTTTCACATAAGAACACTATCCTCGCCTCGGTAGCCTTAACAAGGGCTACCAGATCCCGAACTGTCAGTTTGTTTCCAACTCCCCGACAGTTCCAACTGAGGCAATTCATGGCTCCTGACGGGGCACGACACCTGGCCCCGCCAGTTGACTAGCGGCCCCATGGCTGGTTGCCTCCATATCCACCTCACGCTCCCTGTTGCTCCCTGTTTCCATTCCTATCCATGTCCTTGTCGATTCCGGTAACACCCTATGGTTCACCATAACAATCTCAGCAAGCTCCTTTGTTTCTTCCTAATCCTCACCCTCCATACAAACTTCTGGTCCATAACCCGCTGACTGTTCCTTTGCTGTGTCTGCGGATTGACCAACCATCCAAGAAGGTGCCATCTCCAGCATAGTGACGATCGCACGCGCCATTGAGCTGTCCGCCCCAAGGGCCTCAGATCCTCCAGCTATCGGCTTTAGGCGGGTAGCATCCGCTAGGGGAGCCCCTTTGTCGCCCCCACCAACATCTGGTTTCACCTCGGTTACCTCTGATGCGATCGCTAGTGGTGGCACTAGCGGCGACGTCGTGGACAGTACGGACAATATGAACATCAGATGAGGTGTACAGTCAGGCGCCAAGCTCCGGTCTGGTGGGTCACTGAACTTGAGATGAGATGCGCACAAACTCCTTGATGCTTTAGGATTTCTAATTGGAACGAAGTAGAAGTCCCGTAATGTTTCTGCTTTGGAGTTCTTAGATCGGATGCATCTAGGTTTACCCATCAGATGAACCAGCGTACCGTCATGGACATAGAGTCCCGGTGGAGAACGGGCGGACGTAGCCGTAACATGGCCGTAGTACGCCCAGGGAGCGCACACGACAAGGACACCGACGGAGGCCAAGGCCAGGCCCGGCAATGGTGGTGGCGGTGGGGGCATCGCCCAGAAGACGCCATAGGCGCTACGCCCTAGTGAAGCGTTTTCCATCGAGTAGGggtggtatagattcgtccttgatacgattaccggtggaaatttcttgatgtgcccTTCTctagatgcttttaatgctatgggaaatctagtgggttcaccacctcttatgattaatgaaacaactttaacTCTCGAGCAtattatggaaagactagatgctattgaaaagaaaatgctcactgaAGAAAACATTGAAAAAatagataaaaagatgcataatcttGCTAATagaattgggtcaaaagcgggagatgcTCTTAAAGTACTAAAAGAAAAAGAACCCGCATTCAACGAGAGAATAGAGGAGAGCCCCGCTAgaattgataagttggaagaatTTTTTTAGTAACCTAAGCACGGCTTTTTCTtccgctaaaactattgaaaaaactccagtaaaaattggcaagattactcaagtcactaaaaacaagggtgcaacttctaatagtaacaaagaagatcttaagatgattagtattcacccagattttgttgaagtgataaaagACCCTATTTGCAAGAGTGAATTCTTCAAACTAGTTCCTAGGAGTATTGTTATTGAAAATTTGTATACTAAATCTTTGaagaattctaagtgtttgattgaggagttggaaactaaatatgacaatacttagatctatgcattatgcctagctaggggcataaaacgatagcgcttgttgggaggcaacccaatgaatatttATTTTTATCCTTTTCTTTCTATTCtcgagtgtttgcacaattatgctactgttatgattgtgtttttatgtttaatttagtgtttgtgtcaagcaaatcctttgggatcatgttgggtgatagttgatttgatcttgttgaaaaactgaaacttttgtGCCTAGTAAAATAATTTTTAATATTCACAAAAGAgcgataaaatcctgatttttgtacacaagattgatatacaaattgcttgcattttcctaattttttagaattgttggagttacagaagtatttgaagttttcagattactatagactcttctgtttttgacagattctgttttctttgcgttatgtgcttattttgatgaatctatggtttgtattgaaGGGTATAAGCCAGGGtaaagttggattacagtagatataatacaaaaataaaatatgaataggtttgcaacaatacttagagtagtgatttgctttgttatactaacggatctcacaaaggttttgttgagttttgtgtgattgaagttttcaagttttgggtgagatcacgatggatgaaggaataaggagtaagaagagcctaagcttggggatgccccatgtcaccccaagttattatccaaagaggaacaagcaactaagcttggggatgccccgagtggcatcccctctttcttctaacgactatcagtattttacttggagctatattttattcatcacatatcatgagttttgcttggagcgtctagtattatacgagtctttgcttgttttgctttttaatgCGTCATCTATCCTTACTGAACACACCtattgggagagccaaaattatgctatgatttattagaattgctttatatgcttcacttaaaaattttgagctatggaattgctctagtgcttcacttatatatattttagcacggtgtgcttttattacttttgaagaaatgctctcatacttcacttagatttatttgagagctagtaaaattttgaagaaattctctcatgcttcacttgtgttattttgagagaagaaaatttttatgctcatgttcttcacttagatttgtttgagctatcaaaagcaacatatgaaatcagtcccaaagtgatggatattcaagaggaatataataaaaactttcatgaagatcattggacaaaataaatttgattctttataatagttttgagatatgatgatagtaatatgtgagtcatgttgatgagtaattatgctttagtaagaatattgatatAAAGGTTTGTGATGCATTATTCGGTgctagttatgcttaatgctcacttatgtaatttttcgtttcttggttggatgctttgTTTTCTTCCCGTATAGCTGAACCGCAAGAGAAAAATTCATTATATACACTTCTCAATGTTTTGATCTCTATATCGCAAATTTTCCTCCTGTTTTCGTATAATGTAGGACGAGATCGGTCAAAGACGTCTTTGTCTTCACATGTGGTGTAGGTGACTGACAATTAGGCACGAGAAGGACCAGACCATGAAATAAGCTTTTTGGATTTCTTGTTTTGTGTCCCACCCAGACGTGTGGACCCAGTAATGCTACACACACGGACCAGGTTTTACGGATTCAACGAAATGCAATTAGGTGGCGGTTTTCATTGGAGATTAGGAGTGAGGAAGGGCCCACCTCATGAAAATCTTTTTTTTGCATCAACACCTCATGAAAATTAGGGAGGGTGAAGATTAATTAGTTTTGATGATGCCTGTATTCGCGTGGACCCCTATCATACAGTGGTCAACGAGGGTTCACGAATCAACCTCGGTCCTGATGCAAAGTGCACGCAATGCCCCAACGTCGCACGGAAGCATTGACCGACAGGTGGGCCGTCGCGGTCCCACCCACTCCAAGAGACACCGGATGTGACAAAGCACCGTCCTATTCCACTGCCACGTGGACCCCACTTGTCAGCTTGTGTCTTCCCCAACCTTCGCAGCTCTGCTCCGCGCACCCCCCCGATCGGGCCCACGCGCCATCGTCTCCCCCaattccttctcctcctcctcggcgaTGGTTTGATCGGATCCACCTGCCCGACCCGGCCCAGATCTGGCGCCGCCATGGCCGACCACTCCGACTCCGACTCCTCCCCcaagtcctcttcctcctcctctgcatcctcctcctccgcccgccgaCGCTCTCCCCCGCGCGTCCGGGCACACTCCGACGAGGGCGGCAGCAGCGACGGCGTCCTCGTCGAGCTCCCCTCGCAGGTATCATCGCCACCGCGGCTCCAACCGCTCTGCCATCTCCATTTTGATACCCTGGTCCGCACGAACAAATGGAATGGGTTACGGAAGCTCCTGCCTCTGCACCGTGTAGGATGCGCGGAGCCCCGGGGCAGACCCAGACGCTGGTATCTTCGTCAGCATGCCCGCCGACGATGCCACCAGCGGAGAGACCTTCGAGGATGCCCCTGACGACCTCGCAACCGCTCGCTCGCTCGATGAATCCATCGCCGTCATCGACTTCCCGGACGAGTCTAGCGCCGCTGCCGAGTGCCGCAAGTACAAGGTATTGCTTCTTTTTGCTTTTCACACTAGTTAAGTTCATGTTATTTTGCACTTGAATTGCAACGTGCCAGCTCCATTCTCTGATCTGACTATAAGATGATGTGAACTGGGCTTGGTTCAGGAAGAGAGAGATGTGTGTGCACGGGAGGCATCGACACTCCGGAGAATGCTACAGGAGCTGGTGGGGCAGGAAGTGAGTTCGTTGCATGCAGATGATCCTGATGAGAGGGCACCACTGCACTCAATGCTGGATGATTGCTCGAGGCTTGTGCTTGAACTGAATTCAGTGGCGCGTTCCAGGGAGCAGGAGGTTGACAGCTTACGTGCCAGGGCTGCTGAGGTCGAAGTGTCAAAAGAGGTTGTGGATGCATACCTTGGTTCGTGGAGGCAAGTGTCAGAACTAGCTATTGGGCGAATGGTTGCATCGGTCGATGCCGTGGTTGGGAAAGATGCCATCAGTTTTGAGGGTGTTGATCAAGACGGGATATCTGTTGTCGAAAGGAAAACTTTGTTGCTAACAGAGCGGTACAGGCAGGTTTTATTGGGCATTGAACAACTTGAACAGGTCTTGGCAGAGGTTAAGCCTGGTTTTGTGGCCATGGGTCAATGCGATCACGCCATTATTTTAGGTAATGTTTCAGAGGAATTGGTCAGTAGCAAGAGAAATGAAGCAAATTTCATGCAAAAGTTGAACAGTTTTGTGGAAGAAAACAAAATCCTTACTGAAGAGATTGAGAAAATGAAAGCTGCTCGAGATATAGCAAATGCTGAAGCAGGCAAAACAAAGGCAGAAATTGAGCAGATGGAGCATAAATTATCAACTACTAAAGAGAAGCTCAGCCTGGCTGTCACAAAGGGCAAGTCGTTGGTGCAGCATCGTGATTCCTTAAAGCAGACACTGGCTGAAAAATCAGGTGAGCTGGAGAGGTGCATGGTGGAGTTGGAACAGAGGTCTGATGCATTGCAAGAATCTGAGGGCAGACTTGAGGAGCTTAAGATGTTGTTAGATGAAAAGTCAGCGGAACATGAGAAATGTTTGGACGAGCTTAGAGAAACATACAACGCATGGGAAGCTGCTAAGGCAAGCATTGAGCAACTAAATGATGTAAACACTACACTTACAATAAGTGATGGGTTCCTTCAACGCATTGGAGAGGTTATGTCAGAGGCAACATTTCCAGAGGATCTGCTTTCCTTGGAGATGATTGACAGATTGGAATGGTTGGTTGAACAGAAGAAAATTGCAGACATGGTCTTCTTGGAGCACCGGAAAGTTAAAGATATTCTAGGCTCGGTTGACTTTCCACACTCAGTCTTAACTGGTGAACTTGATTCACAAATCACTTGGCTAGTCAGCTCACTGGACCAGGCCAAAGATGATGCGGTGCGGATGCAGAATGAGTCTTCTGAAGCTCTTCATAGGCTGTCTGCACATGAATCAAAACTGGTCTCGATGCATGAGGAAATTGACCGTTTAACCATAGTTCTATTGGAAGAGAAGCAGGCAAAGGACATACTTGTAAATGAACTTTCTGAATTAATGTCTGTATACAATGGTGCTGTTGATAAATTATCTGTTATCTCATCGCAGAATACTGAGCTTGTAAAGGCATTTGCAGAGGTTTCTGATGTCAAATGGGAGGACAATGAGCCCCTGGAGACTACGAAATTGGTGGACCGGTGCGTAAGCAGCATCCAGCGAAGAGCAAAATCCTCTCCTATTGAGTGTGAAAATTTAGAGAAGTTACAAACACTAGTGTATACCCTACATCAGGAATTAACACTTTGTAAATTAATTCTTGAAGAAGACATGACTGATAGATCTGAGAGAATGAGACTATCAGGTGAACTACAAAAAATGACAGAGGCGATTTATGTTTTGAAAAATGAAAAGGACTCATTACAGAAAGAGTTTGAAAAGGTGGATGAAAAATCATCGTTGCTTAGGGAGAAGCTGTCAATGGCCGTGAAAAAGGGGAAAGGTTTGGTACAGGAGCGTGAAGGGCTCAAGCGAGTCCTTGATGAGAAGAACTCTGAGATAGAGAAGCTAAGACATGCTATTGATGAAAAGATCTCTGAAACAGAGAATGTAAAACATGCTTTGGATAGGAATAGCTCTGAGATAGAGAAGCTGAAACATGCTCTGGATGAAAAGAATTCTGAGCTAGAAAAGCTCAGACAAGCTCTGGATGTGAATAACTCTGAAACAGAGAATCTAAAACAAGCTCTGGATGAGAATAACTCTATATCAGATAAGCTAAAACGAGATCTGGAAGCAAGGAACACAGAAATGGAgaatatgaaatatgagatagtgTCAAGAGAATCTGCAAATACTGATCTCAGAGAACAAGTTGAGAATTTATCTTCTCAGGTTATGCATTTTGATAAGCTGCAGTTGGACATTATTTCCCTTAGTGAGGAAAAGGGTAAAGTAGATAACATGTTGGAAGAAGCTAAAGTTTCCTTGGGCATTCTAGTTGATTCAGTATCAAGCGTCGCTCTTCCTGTCGATCACCCCTCTGAGGACCCTGTGAAAAAAATAAGCCAGATCGCCCAATACATAATGGAGTCACAAGCTGCTAAGAATCATGTGGAGAATGAGCTACAGAGAGCACATGAGCAAGTCACTTTGCAAGCTGGCAGGCTTTCTGATTCCTATTCTACTATAAAGATATTAGAAGATGAGTTGAGTAAATTAAATGAGTATATTTCTTCTACTTCTGAAGAGAAATACCAAATGCAATTGCGTACTGCTGCTGTAGAGGAGGAGTTGGAGAAAACAAATGAGGAACTGGCTCATAATGCCAACAAACTAGAAGATGCCAATGCAACTATTAACTCACTGCAACATGCATTATCACAGGCCAGAACAGATGTTGCTATTCTTAGTGCTGAAAAGAATGAAGCTGGAGCCAAATATGAAATGGAAACCAGTGCTCTTAATGCTAAGCTAGCTAAATGTTTGGAAGAGTTGGATAAAAGTCATGGAAACTTACAAAGTTATTCAACCGAACATCATGGTTACCTTGAGAAGCTTAGCACACTTGTAATGGATGATAGTATGATATCATTGATGGCTGAAGAATTTGGAAAGAAGGTCAGCACCTTGAGAGATATGAGCCTTACAGTGAAGGGTATGCATGAACATCTCGCTGCAATGGGGTTCCAGATTGATCCTATTATGGAGGTAAAGTGTTTTTATGGTTGCATGATTTTTCCCAAAAGTATTTCTTTGATTTATTTGTTCCGTGTGTTGCAGTATATTTACTATTTGTCAAACCTACTGGTTTTCTAGCATTACTTGTTCTGTCAGGACACTATTTCCAACAATAATGTAGTTATTGTGTTACTGAACTTAGTTCAATGCTTCCCTTACCGATTCATAGCGCAGCTTTTGTTTTGTTGGACCTGTCCCGTTTGTAATGTGTTTTCATGTATGTAACTGACGAGCTAGATGGTTGGATGACTTCGCATTTTGAGCTGTCGACGTGTCGTGTCTTGTCATGTTAGGAATTGTTCTAGCTTTATGGCCTATGCGGTAAGTTAGACATTGCCCACTTACAGTTTCTTATGTTACTTTGGACGAtgatctccctctccctccctcctccgcATTCGCCTCTTTTTCAAGTTTTTGCTCTGCTTGGTTTTGGAATTAAATAATTGTGCTTATTTGACTTCAGCATATTTAAGCATAACCTGGTTTTTTATTATACACATAAGCAGGATTCAGAATTTGGCAAGCTTTTCTCTCTTCAAGACTACAATAACTTTGTTACTGAAAGAATGCTTGACAGAAAAAGCAGAAAAGAGAATATTGATGATGATTCATCCTTGAGTAATATTGTTGAACAATGCAGCAATCAAGCTGGAAATTTCTCTGGATGTTTTAAAGATCTATCAGGTTACATGAGTGACAATATTATATTGTTGCTCCGTGCTTTGCAATTAGCAAGCAGCAACTTTGCTCGTACTTTAGAAGAGCACGACTCCTTGAAGATTGAACTGGAGAACAAGGACGCTCAGAACAGAGCTCAAGAAGATGAATTGCTTTCGCTGCAAAAAGAGCTCAGGGCAATGTCATCAAAATGTATTTATTGCACTGAACAGATTCAAATTATTTTTGATGGCTTGCTTGATTTAGGTTACGCAATAGACTTGGCAACAGGCAACTCCAGCATTGTAGCAAAAGTAGGACAAACTTTGTCTGTTTTGAAGAACGAGGAGTCTGGTGATTATATAAAGGTGGTGGACACTTTAGTATCTTCCGTGAACAAACTGAAGTCAGAGTCTCAGAGGTTATCTGATATTAAGGGGTTAGTGATAACTTTGTTAGATGAATTGAAAATGAGACTGAAACAAGCCGAGTCAGCTGCTGAAACTGCTTCAAATGACCACCAGTTGTATTTGGAAAGAGTATGCAAACTGGAGGAAGATCTCAGAACTGTATATGATGAGCGCAATGGAATGGAAATAAGGATTCAGGAATACCAGGAAAAAGAGGATGTGCTGAAGGCAAGAGAATTAGAGTTGCTGTCACTTGAACAAACTACAGTAGAAAGAGGTAATTTCCCATGAAACTATTAAGTAGACATTCATATGGTCAACTTTTTATTTCAAACTTACTTATTATTTTTCTTGTCTTAACAGGTACAACTGATGCAATTTCAAAGGATCAGCTGGAAGCACTTGTTGAAAAAGTAAATAAACTAAATATACCATCTGGCGAGTCGCATTTGCAGAGGGAAGTGGCTATGTTCTCTAGTCCCATGGACAAAGTCTTCTTTGTTATTGATGAATTTGATGCACTCCAACGTGAAGCGGAGACCTTAAGATACGAAAACGAAGATTTACAGTTAAATCTTGAATCTCATGCTCGTGAAATTGAACAGCTCAAGGAGGTTTGCAGAAACATTGATTCAAATCGTAGGGAGTTGGAATCAAAAAGCAGTGAACTGCTTGAGGTAACAGTCAGTATGGAGCGAATGATTCAGCGGTTTGGATATCTTGCTGGAAAAGATGCGCTGGAAGATAATAAACCTGCAAGCACACAAACACTCTTACCAAAGCTGGAAAAACTAATAATCGCCTCAAGTATGGAATCTGGGAATGCCAAGTCTGTAAAACAGGAGCTGGGATCAAAGTTGCAGGCCAGGGAAAAGACAGTTGATGAGTTATCAGCAAAAGTTAAGATGCTTGAGGACTTGTATCATTCTCAGCTTGTGCAGCCAGAGGTTAGTAAAGACAGAGCATTTGACACATCTTCCTCGGCAATTGGTTCAGACATATCCGAGATTGAAGATTTGGTAAGCCCTCGTTGTCTTATAGTTCCTTCATTGCTTTGTTACTTGTCTACGTGATCTTTTAAGATATGTTAATGTTGTTCCCAATGTTTCTTTTATTATATATAGCGGTATCACTGTTCTTTCATCATGATTTGCCTGGCCATGGGCCTTATGCTTGTGGTTTCTTGGTATTTCCCATGTCAGTAGTTGTAACAGTTCACTGCGCATGAGCTAGATTTCACATACCAGCACATATCTTGACACTTGACAGGTGAATAAAAATTGCATATATCCTGGGCTGTAATAATTCACTGTTTTTTTGTTCTTTGTAGGGGCCAATGGGGAAGGCATCGGTTTCATCTGTCCCTACTGCTGCACATGCTAGAGTAATGCGGAAGGGTTCATCCGACCATCTTGTTCTTAATATGGGCTCAGAGTCTGAACGACTAATTGCTGCACATGATTcggatgacaaaggtaacatagccTATATTTTTAGTCACTTTGAAGTGTTTCAATTAATACAAGTGTTATAACAATGCCATATTTTCTGTATTGAAGGGCGTATTAAGTCATTGCATACATCTGGCTTGATTCCAGCACAAGGAAAGCACATCGCTGACAGAGTTGATGGCATCTGGTAAGCTATTTTGAAATCAACGAGTAATGATTTTCAAACTCAGGTGTCACTGGGGGAACTAAAAGGCATATCTTTGCTCCGAATTTGAACTTTTCTCTTCTCCGTCTGTTTCCTTTAATTTATAGTCGAGTATAAATGTCTGTGTCAATCTTGAGTCTGGAGTTCTACTTGGACGTCTCATGAACCAAAATGACTTGTGTAATTGCACGAAGGCCCTAGCTATTAGATGCAGTAGATATGCCCCTTAATAGTTGAGTTCAGTACGTTTGCCAGCTCAGATTTATTTCTAAGAGAGGAGATGGAGAACTTATTGCTGTATACATACATTGTCCTTGTTGATTGAATTTCTTTCACTGCTGTCATGGTTGTGTGGAAGTTCAGTAGTGCATACTACATGCTGGTTTTTAGTCGATCTGCCTTGTATCTTTCTGCAGGGTCTCAGGGAGCCAAATTCTGATGAACCGGCCGCGAGCAAGGCTAGGACTCTTGGCGTATTGGCTCTTCCTGCACCTATGGTTGGTAGGCAGCATCTTGTGACACTGCTTGTGAATAACCAACCCCCTAATAGCATAACTGTACAATAGCGTGGATCCATAGTTTTACCTTTTTTCTCTCTCCTCCCTTTTTATATACtatagaaatgtcattcttttcgTCTCCTGCTCCCTTTTCAAATTTGTACTCGAGCACGATGTGCCAAATTCCGCAAGCAGGATGTAATATGTGCAGAAGATAACAATACCACTCTTTGTTACGCTGGAGAAGTGAATGTTTGGACGAGAGTTTTCTGTGTGTTTCCTTTGGGAAGCAAGATGTCCAACTGGCTATAGCGTGACGTGTTGCTGATCAAAATGAAAGGCTTATAAGACTATTATTTCTTGTTATCGTTGTTCAGGGAGGGTGTTCTGTTTGGCTGGcaatttattactccctccgttcacttttataagtcagTCATTTCAGACAACTAAAATTGACCTATTTTGTATGCTGTCTGAAATGTCTACAAGGTCTTATAAAAGGAAATAGAGGGAGTAATTATTATGCGGTGGTAAGGCTTTACTTTTCAAACTACATGAAGGTGTATCATGACCTATCCTGCATTTGTGGCACAGAATTATTGATATAGTTAAGGTCTCATCACAGGATTATTAGAGATACTACCGAAGAATTCCTACTATAATGCCACCAATTATTCTTTGTCAACAAAACGGAACTTACAAGGTTCAAAAAATAGACTTCAGAAGACAGAGATATATGAAAATTTAATGGAAAAGGCTTCTCGCTCCTCGACTGATTGATCATTGATCGTTGGCGTGCATCGTCCACCTCCCAAtccacccccccacccccacccacccac encodes the following:
- the LOC123144711 gene encoding WEB family protein At4g27595, chloroplastic; translated protein: MADHSDSDSSPKSSSSSSASSSSARRRSPPRVRAHSDEGGSSDGVLVELPSQDARSPGADPDAGIFVSMPADDATSGETFEDAPDDLATARSLDESIAVIDFPDESSAAAECRKYKEERDVCAREASTLRRMLQELVGQEVSSLHADDPDERAPLHSMLDDCSRLVLELNSVARSREQEVDSLRARAAEVEVSKEVVDAYLGSWRQVSELAIGRMVASVDAVVGKDAISFEGVDQDGISVVERKTLLLTERYRQVLLGIEQLEQVLAEVKPGFVAMGQCDHAIILGNVSEELVSSKRNEANFMQKLNSFVEENKILTEEIEKMKAARDIANAEAGKTKAEIEQMEHKLSTTKEKLSLAVTKGKSLVQHRDSLKQTLAEKSGELERCMVELEQRSDALQESEGRLEELKMLLDEKSAEHEKCLDELRETYNAWEAAKASIEQLNDVNTTLTISDGFLQRIGEVMSEATFPEDLLSLEMIDRLEWLVEQKKIADMVFLEHRKVKDILGSVDFPHSVLTGELDSQITWLVSSLDQAKDDAVRMQNESSEALHRLSAHESKLVSMHEEIDRLTIVLLEEKQAKDILVNELSELMSVYNGAVDKLSVISSQNTELVKAFAEVSDVKWEDNEPLETTKLVDRCVSSIQRRAKSSPIECENLEKLQTLVYTLHQELTLCKLILEEDMTDRSERMRLSGELQKMTEAIYVLKNEKDSLQKEFEKVDEKSSLLREKLSMAVKKGKGLVQEREGLKRVLDEKNSEIEKLRHAIDEKISETENVKHALDRNSSEIEKLKHALDEKNSELEKLRQALDVNNSETENLKQALDENNSISDKLKRDLEARNTEMENMKYEIVSRESANTDLREQVENLSSQVMHFDKLQLDIISLSEEKGKVDNMLEEAKVSLGILVDSVSSVALPVDHPSEDPVKKISQIAQYIMESQAAKNHVENELQRAHEQVTLQAGRLSDSYSTIKILEDELSKLNEYISSTSEEKYQMQLRTAAVEEELEKTNEELAHNANKLEDANATINSLQHALSQARTDVAILSAEKNEAGAKYEMETSALNAKLAKCLEELDKSHGNLQSYSTEHHGYLEKLSTLVMDDSMISLMAEEFGKKVSTLRDMSLTVKGMHEHLAAMGFQIDPIMEDSEFGKLFSLQDYNNFVTERMLDRKSRKENIDDDSSLSNIVEQCSNQAGNFSGCFKDLSGYMSDNIILLLRALQLASSNFARTLEEHDSLKIELENKDAQNRAQEDELLSLQKELRAMSSKCIYCTEQIQIIFDGLLDLGYAIDLATGNSSIVAKVGQTLSVLKNEESGDYIKVVDTLVSSVNKLKSESQRLSDIKGLVITLLDELKMRLKQAESAAETASNDHQLYLERVCKLEEDLRTVYDERNGMEIRIQEYQEKEDVLKARELELLSLEQTTVERGTTDAISKDQLEALVEKVNKLNIPSGESHLQREVAMFSSPMDKVFFVIDEFDALQREAETLRYENEDLQLNLESHAREIEQLKEVCRNIDSNRRELESKSSELLEVTVSMERMIQRFGYLAGKDALEDNKPASTQTLLPKLEKLIIASSMESGNAKSVKQELGSKLQAREKTVDELSAKVKMLEDLYHSQLVQPEVSKDRAFDTSSSAIGSDISEIEDLGPMGKASVSSVPTAAHARVMRKGSSDHLVLNMGSESERLIAAHDSDDKGRIKSLHTSGLIPAQGKHIADRVDGIWVSGSQILMNRPRARLGLLAYWLFLHLWLVGSIL